One region of Terricaulis silvestris genomic DNA includes:
- a CDS encoding acyl-CoA dehydrogenase family protein, with amino-acid sequence MDFNDTPEEAKFRAEARAFLEANVKPKSAESDRLQRKLSPADYMKAAKAYQAKKAEAGFTGITWAKEQGGRGLPPIFSVIFGQEEAKFDAPAAPFSIGLGMCVPTVIAFCDEATKDRYVQKALRGDEIWCQLFSEPGAGSDVAASKTKAIRDGDDWIINGQKVWTTGAQFSDYGILLVRTNPDVEKHKGLTMFIVDMKQKGVEVRPIHQMSGGRDFNEVYFTDVRIPDSSRVGEPGQGWGVALVTLMNERLAVGGSYGPDYKEIFEFAKGIASPTGEGTLIQDESFRQKLADWIVRAEGYKLAKFRTMTALSKGQTPGPESSIGKVINANQMMDIGNTAIEAQDHYGIINDGDLAPLEGAFHQSYMFAPGLRIAGGTDEILKNIIAERVLGLPQDHRADKGIAFKDLPTGR; translated from the coding sequence ATGGATTTCAACGACACGCCCGAGGAAGCCAAGTTTCGCGCCGAAGCGCGCGCGTTTCTCGAGGCCAATGTGAAGCCGAAGAGCGCCGAGAGCGATCGGCTGCAGCGCAAGCTTTCTCCTGCCGACTACATGAAGGCGGCGAAGGCGTATCAGGCCAAGAAGGCCGAAGCGGGCTTCACCGGCATTACTTGGGCCAAGGAACAAGGCGGGCGCGGCTTGCCGCCGATCTTCTCGGTCATCTTCGGTCAGGAAGAGGCGAAGTTCGACGCGCCAGCCGCGCCGTTCTCGATCGGCCTCGGCATGTGCGTGCCGACCGTGATCGCGTTTTGCGACGAAGCGACCAAGGACCGCTACGTCCAGAAGGCGCTGCGCGGCGATGAGATCTGGTGCCAGCTCTTCTCTGAGCCTGGCGCCGGTTCGGACGTTGCCGCATCGAAGACCAAAGCCATCCGCGATGGCGATGATTGGATCATCAACGGCCAGAAGGTCTGGACCACCGGCGCGCAATTCTCCGACTACGGCATCCTGCTCGTGCGCACCAATCCGGACGTGGAGAAGCACAAGGGTCTCACCATGTTCATCGTGGACATGAAGCAGAAGGGCGTCGAGGTTCGTCCGATCCATCAAATGTCCGGCGGGCGCGACTTCAACGAAGTCTATTTCACCGACGTGCGCATTCCAGATTCCAGTCGCGTCGGCGAGCCGGGCCAAGGCTGGGGCGTCGCATTGGTGACGCTGATGAACGAACGCCTCGCTGTCGGCGGTTCGTACGGCCCCGACTACAAGGAGATCTTCGAGTTCGCCAAAGGCATCGCGTCGCCAACGGGCGAAGGCACGCTGATCCAGGACGAGAGCTTCCGTCAGAAACTGGCTGACTGGATCGTGCGCGCTGAGGGTTACAAGCTCGCGAAATTCCGTACCATGACGGCGCTGTCAAAGGGGCAGACGCCGGGCCCGGAATCCTCGATCGGCAAAGTGATCAACGCCAACCAGATGATGGACATCGGCAACACCGCGATCGAAGCGCAGGATCATTACGGCATCATCAATGACGGCGATCTCGCCCCGCTCGAAGGCGCCTTCCACCAAAGCTACATGTTCGCGCCCGGCCTTCGCATCGCTGGCGGCACTGATGAGATTCTGAAGAACATCATCGCCGAACGCGTGCTCGGCCTGCCGCAAGATCACCGCGCCGATAAAGGCATCGCGTTCAAGGATCTGCCGACGGGGCGTTGA
- a CDS encoding DUF885 domain-containing protein, with protein sequence MMSIDRRTILRSGAAAAALSALPSNAQANADTAAQRLLGNITEQLMWTYPESATMAGVDEGSRLPLRSRLSDRSSAGQHTIERRVRQTLGYLNRIDVEALSADRRIDVDVVRTAYELTAEGFDFPYGDVALLNSNWSYRNAPYVVAQNTGAFVEIPSFLDSSHSINSAEDAEAYLARMEDYADQLNGESERVRADLSRGVVLPDFLLDKSLNQLREGRGAPVEDWGVVTSLATRSANLGGDFARRAALLASERIAPALDRQIAALEMQRSRTSSDAGVWKLPRGDEYYAWALRAGTTTDMTPDEVHEMGVQELAELHGRMDPILRGIGYTEGSVGARMTALGEDPRYHFADGDAGRAEIMAFIEERVDDIRARMPQAFETLVRGYLEVVRIAPAIEDGAPGAYGGAGTIDGSEPGHFWINLRTPALHNKFSLADLTYHEAIPGHVWQGEYTFRQPLIRSLLGFNAYSEGWALYAQQIADELGVYDEFPVGRLGYFQSLAFRACRLVVDTGIHAKRWTRQQAIDWFVTNNGSSPDEVQSEVDRYCAWPGQACGYKVGHSAINRLRTEAQTALGARYDFRKFNDAVITGGNVPMTVLGRVVERYVASARG encoded by the coding sequence ATGATGTCCATTGATCGCCGTACAATTCTTCGCTCTGGCGCGGCGGCCGCCGCCTTGAGCGCTCTTCCCTCAAACGCGCAGGCCAACGCCGACACCGCCGCGCAGCGCCTGCTGGGCAACATCACCGAACAGCTGATGTGGACCTACCCCGAGAGCGCCACGATGGCGGGCGTGGATGAGGGCTCACGGTTGCCCTTGCGCTCGCGGTTAAGCGATCGCTCGTCGGCTGGTCAGCACACGATTGAGCGCCGTGTGCGCCAGACGCTTGGTTATCTCAATCGGATCGATGTTGAAGCTCTGAGCGCGGATCGGCGCATTGATGTCGACGTCGTCCGCACCGCTTACGAGCTGACGGCGGAGGGCTTCGATTTCCCGTACGGCGATGTCGCGCTGCTGAACTCGAACTGGTCATATCGCAACGCGCCTTACGTCGTCGCGCAGAACACAGGCGCCTTCGTCGAGATCCCATCGTTCCTGGATTCCAGTCACTCCATCAACAGCGCCGAGGATGCCGAGGCGTATTTGGCGCGGATGGAAGATTACGCCGATCAGCTCAACGGCGAGAGCGAGCGCGTGCGCGCCGATCTCTCGCGCGGCGTGGTGTTGCCGGATTTTCTGCTCGACAAGTCGCTCAATCAACTGCGCGAGGGGCGCGGTGCGCCCGTTGAGGATTGGGGCGTTGTTACGTCGCTGGCCACGCGCAGCGCCAATCTTGGCGGCGATTTCGCGCGGCGCGCGGCGTTGCTGGCGAGCGAGCGCATTGCTCCGGCGCTGGATCGGCAGATCGCGGCGCTCGAGATGCAGCGGTCGCGCACGTCAAGCGACGCCGGCGTGTGGAAGCTGCCGCGCGGCGATGAATATTACGCCTGGGCGCTACGCGCCGGCACGACGACGGACATGACGCCCGACGAAGTGCACGAGATGGGCGTGCAGGAATTGGCTGAACTGCACGGCCGCATGGACCCGATCCTGCGCGGAATCGGCTACACCGAGGGCAGTGTCGGCGCGCGCATGACGGCGTTGGGCGAGGACCCGCGCTATCACTTCGCCGATGGCGACGCTGGCCGCGCCGAGATCATGGCGTTCATCGAGGAGCGCGTGGACGATATTCGCGCGCGCATGCCGCAAGCGTTCGAGACTCTGGTGCGTGGCTATCTCGAAGTCGTGCGCATCGCGCCGGCGATCGAGGACGGCGCGCCAGGCGCTTATGGCGGCGCCGGCACCATCGACGGCAGCGAGCCCGGTCACTTCTGGATCAATCTGCGCACGCCTGCGCTGCACAACAAATTCAGCCTCGCCGACCTCACCTATCACGAAGCGATCCCCGGTCACGTCTGGCAGGGCGAGTATACGTTCCGGCAGCCGCTGATACGTTCGCTGCTCGGCTTCAACGCGTATTCCGAAGGCTGGGCGCTCTACGCGCAGCAGATCGCGGATGAGCTTGGCGTCTATGATGAGTTTCCGGTTGGGCGCTTGGGCTATTTTCAATCGCTGGCGTTCCGCGCTTGCCGGCTTGTGGTCGACACCGGCATTCACGCCAAACGCTGGACGCGTCAGCAAGCGATCGACTGGTTCGTCACCAATAACGGCTCGAGCCCCGATGAAGTGCAGAGCGAGGTCGATCGCTATTGCGCCTGGCCGGGCCAAGCGTGCGGCTACAAAGTCGGCCACAGCGCGATCAATCGCTTGCGCACCGAAGCGCAGACGGCGCTCGGCGCTCGCTACGACTTCCGCAAGTTCAACGACGCCGTCATCACCGGCGGCAACGTACCGATGACAGTGCTTGGCCGTGTGGTTGAGCGCTATGTGGCCAGCGCGCGCGGCTAA
- the pepN gene encoding aminopeptidase N, producing the protein MRDAETTTVRLSEYTPPAYLIDEIALVFSLEPEATLVAARSHVRCTGDTPAPLVLNGERLELQSIAIDGALLTTDKYELEPGKLIILDPPVQFRLDIVTRISPATNTHLDGLYMSGGRFCTQCEAEGFRAITYMLDRPDVLARYAVRIEANKAAYPTLLSNGNKTESGDMENGRHFAVWVDPHPKPSYLFALCAGKYESIHDAFVTKGGRNVALGIYVDPGDSERARYAMDALKRSMKWDEDTFQREYDLDVFNIVAVRDFNFGAMENKGLNIFNSSLILADAETATDADFEAIEAVVGHEYFHNWTGNRITCRDWFQLCLKEGLTVYREQEFSADQRSRPVQRIKDVKRLRARQFGEDAGPLAHAVRPSSYQKIDNFYTATVYEKGGEVIRMLKRLIGKDAFERGMQLYFERRDGTASTVEDFIGCFEETAGRKLDDFMRWYDQAGTPALKVHGDYDAAAKTYHLTVSQRTAPTPGQTSKHALPIPLQVGFIAPDGAIIAGKAEGDDIARTEHHLVLNDAQRTFRFSGVLEEPIPTVLRGFSAPVTLDQNLTIKQRLAQIAHDPDPFTRWEAGQAIARGVLLGEAPEAAPALAEALGRELDRAQQDPAFAALALRLPDLNELLLAAEDPDPEALHISRETLRRAIASKLRDRLLPIASTPSETPFSPGADAAGRRSLKAAALDLLAALGPELGETFVTVFDGAQSMTEAMAALDALGASGSDKFDAALTRFYERWRANPLVIDKWFAVQAASPRDNALDRAERLRTHAEFNTRNPNRVRALAAAFAMRNPRAFHERDGGGYRFLAALAQDIDPHNPALAARLLTPFESWKRFDASRQAHARAALEHLAALPTLSKNTREMVERTLA; encoded by the coding sequence ATGCGCGACGCCGAGACCACGACGGTTCGCTTATCTGAGTACACGCCGCCCGCGTATTTGATCGACGAAATCGCGCTCGTTTTCTCGCTCGAACCGGAAGCCACGCTCGTCGCGGCGCGCAGTCACGTGCGGTGCACAGGCGATACGCCGGCGCCGTTGGTGCTGAATGGCGAGCGGCTTGAATTGCAAAGCATCGCCATCGACGGCGCGCTGCTGACCACGGACAAATACGAGCTCGAACCCGGCAAGCTGATCATTTTGGATCCGCCGGTGCAGTTCCGGCTCGATATCGTCACGCGCATTAGCCCGGCGACGAACACGCATCTCGATGGCCTCTACATGTCCGGCGGCCGCTTTTGCACACAGTGCGAAGCCGAAGGCTTCCGCGCCATCACCTACATGCTGGATCGGCCGGACGTGCTGGCGCGTTATGCCGTGCGCATCGAGGCCAACAAAGCCGCCTACCCCACGCTGCTCTCCAACGGCAACAAGACCGAGAGCGGCGACATGGAGAATGGGCGCCATTTCGCCGTGTGGGTCGATCCGCATCCGAAGCCGTCATACCTGTTCGCGCTGTGCGCGGGAAAGTACGAGTCGATCCACGATGCGTTCGTCACCAAGGGCGGACGCAATGTGGCGCTTGGCATCTATGTCGATCCAGGTGACTCCGAACGCGCGCGTTACGCGATGGACGCGTTGAAGCGCTCGATGAAATGGGACGAGGACACGTTCCAGCGCGAGTACGACCTCGATGTGTTCAACATCGTGGCCGTCCGCGACTTCAATTTCGGCGCGATGGAGAACAAGGGTCTCAACATATTCAACTCGTCACTGATCCTGGCTGACGCCGAGACGGCGACGGACGCGGACTTCGAAGCGATCGAAGCGGTCGTCGGTCACGAATATTTCCACAACTGGACCGGCAACCGCATCACCTGCCGCGACTGGTTCCAGCTCTGCTTGAAAGAAGGCCTCACGGTCTATCGCGAGCAGGAATTCTCGGCCGATCAGCGCTCGCGCCCGGTGCAGCGCATCAAGGACGTGAAGCGCTTGCGCGCGCGGCAGTTCGGCGAAGACGCCGGGCCGTTGGCGCACGCGGTGCGGCCGTCGAGCTATCAGAAGATCGACAATTTCTACACCGCCACCGTCTACGAAAAAGGCGGCGAAGTCATTCGCATGCTGAAGCGGCTGATCGGTAAGGATGCGTTTGAGCGCGGCATGCAGCTCTATTTCGAGCGCCGAGACGGCACGGCTTCGACGGTGGAGGATTTCATCGGCTGTTTTGAAGAAACCGCCGGCCGCAAGCTCGATGACTTCATGCGCTGGTACGATCAAGCTGGCACGCCGGCGCTGAAGGTGCACGGCGATTACGACGCCGCGGCGAAGACATATCACCTCACGGTATCGCAGCGCACGGCGCCGACACCTGGGCAGACCAGCAAGCACGCCCTCCCCATCCCGCTGCAAGTTGGCTTCATCGCCCCGGACGGCGCGATCATCGCCGGCAAAGCCGAGGGCGATGACATCGCGCGCACCGAACATCACCTCGTGCTCAATGATGCGCAGCGCACCTTCCGCTTCTCCGGCGTCCTCGAAGAGCCGATCCCAACCGTGCTGCGCGGCTTCTCGGCGCCGGTGACGCTGGATCAGAATCTCACCATCAAGCAACGCCTCGCCCAGATCGCGCACGATCCCGACCCGTTCACGCGCTGGGAAGCCGGCCAAGCCATCGCCCGCGGTGTGCTATTGGGCGAAGCGCCGGAAGCGGCGCCGGCCTTGGCGGAGGCGCTCGGCCGTGAGCTTGACCGCGCCCAGCAGGATCCCGCGTTCGCGGCGCTGGCGTTGCGGCTGCCGGATTTGAACGAGCTGCTGCTCGCCGCGGAGGATCCCGATCCGGAAGCATTGCATATATCTCGCGAAACTTTGCGCCGTGCGATCGCGTCGAAGTTGCGCGACCGGCTCTTGCCGATCGCGAGTACGCCGAGCGAAACGCCGTTCTCGCCGGGCGCGGATGCGGCGGGACGGCGCTCGCTCAAGGCGGCAGCGCTCGATCTGCTGGCGGCGCTGGGCCCAGAGCTGGGCGAAACGTTCGTCACCGTATTCGACGGCGCGCAGAGCATGACCGAAGCCATGGCCGCACTCGATGCGTTGGGCGCCTCCGGCAGCGACAAATTCGATGCGGCGCTCACGCGCTTTTACGAACGCTGGCGGGCCAATCCGCTCGTCATCGACAAATGGTTCGCGGTGCAAGCCGCGTCGCCGCGCGATAATGCGTTGGATCGCGCGGAGCGTTTGCGCACACACGCCGAGTTCAACACGCGTAATCCAAACCGCGTTCGCGCGCTCGCCGCCGCGTTCGCGATGCGCAATCCGCGCGCGTTCCATGAGCGCGATGGCGGCGGCTATCGCTTCCTCGCGGCGCTGGCGCAGGACATCGATCCGCACAACCCGGCCCTCGCCGCACGGCTCTTGACACCCTTCGAATCGTGGAAGCGATTCGATGCGAGCCGCCAAGCACACGCACGCGCTGCGTTGGAACACCTCGCGGCCCTGCCCACTCTCTCGAAGAACACCCGAGAAATGGTCGAACGGACCTTAGCCTGA
- a CDS encoding acyl-CoA dehydrogenase family protein has translation MNFDFSDDQKALKDEARRFLTDKAGAKVTRRVLDDAQVSYDEGLWRAVAEMGWLGAAIPEEHGGLGLGRLELCALAEELGRAVAPIPFSSTVYFFAEALMLAGSDAQKAALLPKVAAGEVIGAFAVSEGPGALTAASIQARFDGSTLSGVKIPVTDGDCASHAVVVAKEGSGVSLVLVDLNQSGVTRTTLKTLDPSRGHAKLEFKNVKAERLGAAGQGWDLAEAVLDRAAVLIAFEQVGGSQACLEMALDYAKSRYAFSRQIGSFQAIKHKLADMYVSIEVARSNAYYGAWALSTEAAELPFAAAASRAAASDAYYLCSKENIQTHGGMGFTWDVDCHLFFRRAKLLAVQAGAPAVWKEKLVKRLEQRNAA, from the coding sequence GTGAATTTTGACTTCTCCGACGACCAAAAGGCGCTGAAAGACGAAGCGCGAAGGTTTTTGACTGATAAAGCCGGCGCGAAGGTAACGCGGCGCGTTTTGGACGACGCCCAGGTCTCGTACGACGAGGGCTTGTGGCGTGCGGTAGCCGAGATGGGCTGGCTCGGTGCTGCGATCCCAGAAGAGCACGGCGGCTTGGGCCTTGGACGACTGGAGCTTTGCGCGCTGGCCGAAGAACTTGGCCGCGCTGTCGCGCCGATTCCGTTTTCATCGACTGTGTATTTCTTCGCTGAAGCTTTGATGCTTGCCGGTAGCGATGCGCAGAAGGCGGCGTTGCTGCCGAAGGTCGCCGCGGGCGAGGTGATTGGCGCGTTCGCTGTTAGCGAGGGGCCGGGCGCGCTGACTGCGGCGAGCATCCAAGCTAGGTTCGACGGCTCGACGCTGAGCGGCGTTAAGATCCCGGTGACGGATGGCGATTGCGCCTCGCACGCTGTCGTCGTCGCCAAGGAGGGCAGCGGCGTTTCGCTGGTGCTGGTCGATCTCAACCAGTCCGGCGTTACGCGCACGACGCTGAAGACGCTCGATCCGTCGCGCGGCCACGCCAAGCTTGAGTTCAAGAACGTCAAAGCCGAACGCCTCGGCGCTGCCGGCCAAGGTTGGGACTTGGCGGAAGCGGTTCTCGATCGCGCCGCGGTGCTGATCGCGTTCGAACAAGTCGGCGGCTCGCAGGCATGCCTGGAGATGGCGCTCGACTATGCCAAGTCGCGCTACGCCTTCTCACGTCAGATCGGTTCGTTCCAAGCCATCAAGCACAAGCTCGCCGACATGTACGTGTCGATCGAGGTCGCGCGCTCCAACGCCTATTACGGCGCCTGGGCGCTCTCGACGGAAGCCGCGGAGCTCCCATTCGCCGCCGCCGCATCGCGCGCTGCTGCGAGTGACGCCTATTATCTGTGCTCTAAGGAAAACATCCAGACGCACGGCGGCATGGGCTTCACCTGGGATGTCGATTGCCACCTCTTCTTCCGCCGCGCCAAACTACTCGCCGTCCAAGCGGGCGCACCGGCGGTGTGGAAGGAAAAATTGGTGAAGCGTTTGGAACAGCGCAATGCTGCCTAG
- a CDS encoding alkaline phosphatase D family protein — protein MGGHPTRRSLLAQAAALGAALAFGQSCAHTAGGPRTERRDLYPHGVASGDPAPESVILWTRREPDAGVSAHRLMVEVASDEAFAHIVARGDVEVSAATDWTCRFLAAGLRPAREYWYRFVDEAGNTSRVGRTLTAPAANDDRPVRFAFVSCQDPTNSALNAYRRMIYEDVRRPRAEQLSFVLHLGDFIYEIIKYPEDSPDGLDRGRRLRGNVRFPTGKKVRNFHFPVDLNDYRALYKQFLADPDLQDARARWPFVPVWDNHEFSWQGYQSQEQIFNEPQPGQTLKVAASQAWYEYQPARVTKPGAGDPFEAPAVTNTPLTDFDARGVSQEPNNLIAIHALRIERAFRYGKNIDMILTDNRSFQSAPIDGSNIPSLDFGFFPDTANDILEAGREYPGGAPATIRIGETEVPNPQINEPPQAYLGIEQMGWFKDRLRAAQAPWKIWGHSFGTLTLRSDPQNLPPELAHTWPSTEYGDYSRSYVVEHAEIFGMVRNEGITGLTICVGDKHSFWAGYTSETLPPRPFEPVGVEFVTGSISQAGAAEVQALTFPRDNELRPFYMHDRPDGSTQCALNTTLLHGVRAALVLRDTDDLAQTRAASNPDSAPNLEFLDFGGYGYSTVRASADELETEFVCIPPPLERSETEDGGPLRYRVIHRVARWAPGARPEMRREIVEGDVGTAI, from the coding sequence ATGGGCGGACATCCAACGCGTAGGTCGTTGCTGGCGCAGGCGGCAGCCCTTGGAGCGGCTCTCGCCTTCGGTCAGAGCTGTGCGCACACGGCCGGCGGCCCTCGCACCGAGAGACGCGATCTCTATCCGCACGGCGTGGCGTCGGGCGATCCCGCGCCGGAGAGCGTCATCCTGTGGACGCGCCGGGAGCCCGATGCAGGCGTCAGCGCGCATAGGCTGATGGTGGAGGTCGCTAGCGACGAGGCGTTTGCGCACATCGTTGCGCGTGGTGACGTGGAAGTGAGCGCCGCCACCGATTGGACGTGCCGCTTTCTCGCCGCGGGCCTCCGGCCTGCGCGCGAGTACTGGTACCGGTTCGTCGATGAAGCGGGAAACACCAGCCGCGTCGGCCGCACGCTCACCGCGCCTGCCGCGAACGATGATCGGCCGGTGCGTTTCGCGTTCGTCAGCTGCCAGGATCCGACCAACAGCGCGCTCAATGCCTACAGGCGCATGATCTACGAAGACGTGCGCCGTCCGCGTGCGGAGCAGCTGAGTTTTGTGCTGCACCTCGGCGACTTCATCTATGAGATTATCAAATATCCGGAGGACTCGCCGGACGGTCTTGATCGCGGCAGACGATTGCGCGGCAACGTGCGCTTTCCGACAGGCAAGAAGGTGCGCAACTTCCACTTCCCCGTCGACCTCAACGATTATCGCGCGCTCTATAAGCAGTTTCTCGCCGATCCCGATTTGCAAGACGCGCGCGCGCGTTGGCCGTTCGTGCCGGTGTGGGACAATCACGAATTCTCGTGGCAAGGCTATCAGAGCCAAGAGCAAATCTTCAACGAGCCGCAACCGGGACAGACATTGAAGGTCGCAGCGAGTCAGGCTTGGTACGAGTATCAGCCGGCGCGCGTCACCAAGCCCGGCGCGGGCGATCCGTTCGAAGCGCCGGCTGTCACCAATACGCCGCTCACGGATTTCGACGCGCGCGGCGTTTCACAAGAGCCCAACAACCTCATCGCAATTCACGCGCTCCGCATCGAACGCGCGTTTCGGTACGGCAAGAACATCGACATGATCTTGACCGACAACCGCTCCTTTCAATCGGCGCCCATCGACGGCTCAAACATACCTTCGTTGGACTTCGGCTTCTTTCCAGATACCGCCAACGACATTCTCGAAGCTGGCCGCGAATACCCCGGCGGCGCGCCAGCGACGATCCGTATTGGCGAAACCGAAGTCCCTAACCCGCAAATCAATGAACCGCCGCAGGCCTATCTCGGCATCGAGCAAATGGGTTGGTTCAAGGATCGCCTGCGTGCTGCGCAAGCGCCGTGGAAAATCTGGGGCCATTCGTTTGGCACGCTCACCTTGCGCAGCGATCCGCAAAATCTGCCGCCGGAATTGGCGCATACTTGGCCCAGCACCGAATACGGCGACTACAGCCGCTCCTACGTGGTCGAGCACGCCGAAATCTTCGGCATGGTGCGCAACGAGGGCATCACCGGGCTCACCATCTGCGTCGGCGACAAGCATTCATTCTGGGCCGGCTATACGAGCGAGACGCTGCCGCCGCGCCCGTTCGAGCCTGTGGGTGTCGAGTTCGTCACCGGCTCAATCTCGCAAGCGGGAGCGGCCGAGGTGCAAGCGCTGACCTTCCCGCGCGATAACGAGCTACGTCCATTCTACATGCACGATCGGCCCGACGGCTCCACGCAATGCGCGCTCAACACGACGCTGCTGCACGGCGTGCGGGCAGCGCTTGTGCTCCGCGACACCGACGACCTCGCGCAAACGCGCGCCGCGAGCAACCCGGACAGCGCCCCGAACCTCGAGTTCCTGGACTTCGGCGGCTACGGCTATTCGACGGTGCGCGCGTCGGCGGATGAGCTGGAAACGGAGTTCGTGTGCATTCCCCCGCCGTTGGAGCGCAGCGAAACTGAAGACGGCGGCCCGCTGCGTTATCGCGTGATCCATCGCGTGGCGCGTTGGGCGCCGGGGGCGCGTCCAGAAATGCGCCGCGAGATCGTCGAAGGCGACGTCGGGACCGCGATCTGA
- a CDS encoding PaaI family thioesterase, protein MTDAAPDGFELFTRPSPLMDPWRPLYARTEADRIILGVHLSEPHTNSRATAHGGLIAALADQAMGMSCGVKLKVEQVKVVNLWTTSLAIDYLGAAKVGQWLTFDTTFVRAGKTICYAECDVSADGETVARGRASFRVALAS, encoded by the coding sequence ATGACCGACGCCGCGCCCGACGGGTTCGAGTTGTTCACGCGGCCGAGCCCGCTGATGGATCCATGGCGGCCGCTTTATGCGCGCACGGAAGCTGATCGCATCATCCTCGGCGTTCACCTCAGCGAGCCGCACACCAACTCGCGCGCGACCGCGCATGGCGGCTTGATCGCGGCGTTGGCGGATCAGGCGATGGGCATGTCGTGCGGCGTGAAGCTCAAGGTCGAGCAGGTGAAGGTGGTCAATCTTTGGACCACGTCGTTGGCGATCGACTATCTCGGCGCCGCCAAGGTCGGCCAGTGGCTCACGTTCGACACCACGTTCGTGCGCGCCGGCAAGACCATCTGCTACGCCGAGTGCGATGTCAGCGCCGATGGCGAGACCGTGGCGCGCGGGCGGGCCAGTTTTCGTGTTGCGCTTGCGAGCTAG